The Acomys russatus chromosome 3, mAcoRus1.1, whole genome shotgun sequence genome has a window encoding:
- the LOC127187213 gene encoding olfactory receptor 11H7-like encodes MNKSQDSTVTYFVLLGFPGPWNIQVTLFSLILLVYMITLAGNTAIICAVRWNQQLHTPMYLFLANFSFLEIWYVTCTVPNMLVNFLSKTKTISFSGCFIQFYFFFSLGTTECFFLCAMAYDRYLAICYPLHYPSIMTREFCSVLVSLCWVIGFFGHLVSIFFISQLSFCGPNIIDHFLCDVDPLMALTCTPTPIIRQVFYSISTLFIVLTSLYILGSYALVLRAVLRVPSSDGRQKAFSTCGSHLLVVSLFYGTIMVMYVSPTSGSSVAMHKIITLIYSVVTPALNPFIYSLRNKDMKYALHCVFFGKKIMQN; translated from the coding sequence ATGAATAAGTCTCAGGACTCCACCgtgacatattttgttttattgggcTTTCCTGGTCCCTGGAATATCCAAGTCACACTTTTCTCACTGATCCTGCTGGTCTACATGATAACGTTGGCTGGGAATACGGCCATCATTTGTGCAGTAAGGTGGAACCAACAACTCCATACCCCTATGTACTTGTTCCTGGCCAACTTCTCCTTCCTAGAAATCTGGTACGTGACCTGCACAGTCCCCAACATGCTGGTCAACTTTCTTTCCAAAACCAAGACTATCTCCTTCTCTGGATGCTTCATtcaattctatttcttcttctcgTTGGGCACAACGGAATGTTTCTTCCTCTGTGCCATGGCTTATGACCGGTACCTAGCCATCTGCTACCCACTGCACTACCCTTCCATCATGACTAGGGAATTCTGCAGTGTTCTGGTGTCCCTCTGTTGGGTCATTGGTTTCTTTGGACATCTggtttccatttttttcatttctcaattGTCTTTCTGTGGTCCCAACATCATTGATCACTTTCTGTGTGATGTAGACCCACTGATGGCACTGACGTGTACACCCACACCCATCATAAGGCAGGTATTCTATTCTATAAGTACTCTTTTCATTGTCCTCACCAGTCTGTACATCCTTGGATCGTATGCCCTGGTGCTCAGAGCTGTCCTTCGGGTACCTTCTTCAGATGGACGGCAGaaggccttctccacctgtgGATCCCACCTGCTGGTAGTGTCTCTGTTCTATGGGACCATAATGGTGATGTATGTGAGTCCCACATCTGGCAGCTCAGTGGCTATGCATAAAATTATCACGCTGATATACTCTGTGGTGACACCAGCTTTAAATCCTTTCATCTATAGCCTGCGTAACAAGGATATGAAATATGCCCTCCATTGTGTCTTCTTTGGGAAAAAGATTATGCAAAACTAA
- the LOC127187214 gene encoding olfactory receptor 11H4, with translation MNRSATHVVTEFVLLGFPGSWKIQIFLFVLFLVVYVLTLLGNGAIICAVRCDSRLHTPMYFLLGNFAFLEIWYVSSTIPNVLVNILSKTKAISFSGCFLQFYFFFSLGTTECLFLAVMAYDRYLAICRPLHYPAIMTRRRCGILVSSCWLVGFLGYPIPIFSISQLPFCGSNIIDHFLCDMDPLMALSCAPAPITEFIFYAQSSFVLFFTIAYIFRSYILLLRAVFQVPSAAGRLKAFSTCGSHLTVVSLFYGTVMVMYVSPTYGIPTLMQKILTLVYSAVTPLFNPLIYSLRNKDMKLALRNVLLGMRIVKNT, from the coding sequence ATGAATAGATCAGCAACACATGTTGTAACGGAGTTTGTCCTCTTGGGATTCCCTGGTTCCTGGAAGATACAAATTTTCCTCTTCGTGTTGTTTTTGGTGGTTTATGTCTTGACCCTGCTGGGAAATGGAGCCATCATCTGTGCAGTAAGATGTGACTCACGTCTACATACCCCGATGTACTTCCTCCTGGGCAATTTTGCCTTCCTTGAAATCTGGTATGTTTCCTCCACTATTCCTAACGTACTAGTCAACATTCTCTCTAAGACCAAGGCCATCTCGTTTTCAGGGTGCTTCCTCcagttctatttcttcttttcactggGAACAACTGAATGTCTCTTCCTGGCAGTGATGGCTTATGACAGGTACCTGGCCATTTGCCGCCCATTACACTACCCTGCCATCATGACTAGGAGGCGTTGTGGCATACTGGTATCTTCATGCTGGCTTGTTGGATTCCTTGGGTACCCAATCCCTATCTTCTCCATCTCCCAACTTCCCTTCTGTGGTTCTAAtatcattgatcacttcctctgtGACATGGACCCATTGATGGCTTTGTCCTGTGCTCCAGCTCCTATCAccgaatttattttttatgcccAAAGTTCCTTTGTCCTATTTTTCACTATTGCATACATTTTTCGATCCTATATTTTGTTGCTCAGGGCTGTTTTTCAGGTTCCTTCTGCAGCTGGCCGGCTAAAGGCCTTCTCTACCTGTGGTTCTCACTTAACTGTGGTGTCACTCTTCTATGGGACAGTAATGGTAATGTATGTGAGTCCTACATATGGCATTCCAACTTTGATGCAGAAGATCCTCACACTTGTGTACTCTGCAGTGACTCCTCTCTTTAACCCTCTGATCTATAGTCTTCGTAACAAGGACATGAAACTTGCTCTAAGAAATGTTTTGTTAGGAATGAGAATTGTCAAAAATACATGA